One genomic segment of Fusobacterium mortiferum ATCC 9817 includes these proteins:
- a CDS encoding TonB-dependent receptor family protein — translation MNKKKATLLWALLAVCAYGETNSIDLGKSVIYSTTGFATETRKISASPTIVTAEEIKEKNYKSVKEALQDIPSVNIINNTFGSMIDLRGQGGLDGNSAGAKANVQILLDGVAINSLETSMVSSPINTISIDNVERIEVIPGGGSVIYGSGTSGGVINIITKKGTGTRANAGYSYTSFNGKKYDVSAGHTIGKFDIDLSYSNNEAKGYRDDSKDDSEYFQGKVRYDINDNHNVEFKYNNYNAGANILDSLTKEQLEQDRKMGDTDGFITKMDTDKDDYTLTYNGKLSSNLDINTIAFYSKTDMLMDMPGAGVENMMGIQIPYTSDVKWNFRDEKKGVKTKLKYSYGNDSSLIWGIDYINNDGGRYGKINNTLDMGMMGKKPMNVKTDMDLNKDTIATFIMNAYKYNDFEFTQGIRYEKSDYEVTRAQNVTPPMGKPTSSYQSFEKDEDNYAWELSGSYNYSDTGRTYLRYERGFTSPGPSLLTNKYGGSYYLNNLDSQTYNSFEIGMSDYKGFTAINLSLFYSLTDKEIYTYMSSGMTNSNILNYNLDKTERYGFEIKLEQYIDKLTLSQTYQYINAEIKKGKEKLFDGNGNVITGENLSGNKIAGVPEHRFTLGAKYDFTNNFNINGEVVYNGNSYINNNNKYGKQDNYVVTNIRANYNMDNGLSLFAGINNLFDEEYCTSVSYSQSEGYTYDPAAERNYYVGFRYSL, via the coding sequence GTGTTATTTACTCTACTACAGGATTTGCTACTGAAACTAGAAAGATAAGTGCAAGTCCTACAATTGTAACAGCTGAGGAAATTAAAGAAAAAAATTATAAATCTGTAAAAGAAGCTTTACAAGATATACCATCTGTAAATATTATAAATAATACTTTTGGTTCTATGATTGACCTTAGAGGACAAGGAGGATTAGATGGAAATTCTGCTGGAGCTAAAGCTAATGTACAAATTCTTTTAGATGGAGTAGCTATAAATTCTCTTGAAACTTCAATGGTTAGTTCACCTATCAATACTATCTCAATAGATAATGTAGAGAGAATAGAAGTTATTCCTGGTGGGGGAAGTGTTATCTATGGAAGTGGTACTTCTGGTGGAGTAATCAATATCATTACTAAAAAAGGAACAGGAACTAGAGCAAATGCTGGTTATAGTTATACAAGTTTCAATGGTAAGAAATATGATGTATCTGCTGGACACACAATAGGAAAATTTGATATTGATTTATCATATAGTAATAATGAAGCTAAGGGATATAGAGATGATTCTAAAGATGATTCTGAATACTTCCAAGGTAAAGTAAGATATGATATCAATGATAATCACAATGTTGAATTTAAATATAATAATTATAATGCTGGTGCGAATATATTGGATTCTCTTACTAAGGAGCAATTAGAACAAGATAGAAAAATGGGAGATACTGATGGCTTTATCACTAAGATGGATACTGATAAAGATGACTATACTTTAACTTATAACGGAAAACTATCTTCTAATTTAGATATTAATACTATTGCTTTTTATAGTAAAACAGATATGTTAATGGATATGCCTGGTGCTGGAGTAGAAAATATGATGGGAATACAAATTCCATATACTTCAGATGTAAAATGGAACTTTAGAGATGAGAAAAAAGGAGTTAAAACTAAATTAAAATATAGCTATGGAAATGATAGTTCATTAATTTGGGGTATTGATTACATTAATAATGATGGTGGAAGATATGGAAAAATAAACAATACTCTTGATATGGGAATGATGGGAAAAAAACCTATGAATGTTAAAACTGATATGGATTTAAATAAAGATACTATAGCTACTTTTATTATGAATGCATATAAGTATAATGATTTTGAATTTACTCAAGGAATCAGATATGAAAAGTCTGATTATGAAGTTACTAGAGCCCAAAATGTAACTCCACCAATGGGTAAACCTACTTCATCATATCAATCATTTGAAAAAGATGAGGATAATTATGCTTGGGAATTATCAGGAAGCTATAACTATTCTGATACTGGTAGAACTTATTTAAGATATGAAAGAGGATTTACTTCTCCTGGTCCATCATTATTAACTAATAAATATGGTGGTAGTTATTACTTAAATAATCTTGATTCACAAACATATAATAGTTTTGAAATTGGTATGAGTGATTATAAAGGATTTACTGCTATTAATTTATCCCTTTTCTACTCATTAACTGATAAAGAAATCTATACTTATATGAGTTCTGGAATGACTAATAGTAATATTTTAAACTATAATCTTGATAAAACTGAAAGATATGGCTTTGAAATTAAATTAGAACAATATATTGATAAATTAACTTTAAGTCAAACTTACCAATATATTAATGCTGAAATTAAAAAAGGAAAAGAAAAGTTATTTGATGGTAACGGTAATGTAATTACTGGAGAAAATCTTTCTGGTAACAAAATTGCCGGTGTTCCAGAACATAGATTTACTTTAGGGGCTAAATATGACTTCACAAATAACTTCAATATTAATGGAGAAGTAGTTTATAATGGTAACTCTTATATCAACAATAACAATAAATATGGAAAGCAAGATAACTACGTTGTAACAAATATTAGAGCAAACTACAATATGGATAATGGATTATCACTATTTGCTGGAATCAATAATCTATTTGATGAAGAGTACTGTACTTCTGTATCATATAGTCAATCAGAAGGTTACACTTATGACCCAGCAGCTGAAAGAAACTACTATGTAGGATTTAGATATAGTTTATAA
- a CDS encoding FecCD family ABC transporter permease: MKKILPIVLTIGIIITGILAIPMGSVPIPLEYIFSPGKAPDYIRTIIFNLRLPRIIMSLLIGMMLASSGAVVQTVFQNPLADPYIIGIAASATFGAVIAFVLNLPDFMYGVLAFITCLASTLLIFKMAKKGNKVNVATLLIVGIAVSSFLGAFTSFAMYLIGEDSFKITMWMMGYLGNATWKRVIFILIPLVLSLIYFYSKRHELDALLSGDEEAHSLGVDVNRLKVRTLTVSALIVAFSVAFSGMIGFVGLIVPHTIRMIVGPSNTKMLPSTILAGGFFLLICDTFGRIVLAPVEIPIGVITAFFGAPFFLYLALKNKRRDF; encoded by the coding sequence ATGAAGAAAATTTTACCTATCGTGCTTACAATAGGAATTATCATAACAGGGATACTTGCCATACCTATGGGGAGTGTCCCTATTCCTCTGGAGTATATATTTTCTCCAGGAAAAGCACCTGATTATATAAGAACAATAATTTTTAACCTAAGATTACCTAGAATAATTATGTCACTATTAATTGGAATGATGTTAGCATCTAGTGGAGCAGTGGTACAAACAGTATTTCAAAATCCTCTTGCCGATCCTTATATTATTGGAATTGCAGCAAGTGCTACTTTTGGAGCTGTAATTGCCTTTGTGCTAAATCTTCCAGATTTTATGTATGGTGTCTTAGCTTTTATAACTTGTTTAGCTAGTACTCTTCTTATTTTTAAAATGGCTAAAAAGGGAAACAAAGTAAATGTTGCCACTCTTTTAATAGTTGGAATTGCCGTTTCATCTTTCTTAGGAGCATTTACATCTTTTGCTATGTATCTAATTGGAGAAGATTCCTTTAAAATAACAATGTGGATGATGGGGTATCTTGGAAATGCTACTTGGAAAAGAGTTATCTTTATCTTAATTCCACTTGTTCTATCACTGATATATTTCTATTCCAAAAGACATGAGTTAGATGCTCTATTATCTGGTGATGAAGAAGCCCACTCATTAGGAGTTGATGTAAATAGATTAAAAGTGAGAACACTTACTGTGTCTGCTCTTATTGTAGCTTTTTCAGTGGCTTTTTCTGGAATGATTGGTTTTGTAGGGCTCATTGTACCACATACTATTAGAATGATTGTGGGTCCATCTAATACTAAGATGCTACCTAGCACAATTTTAGCTGGTGGATTTTTTCTACTCATATGTGATACCTTTGGAAGAATTGTTCTTGCTCCAGTAGAGATTCCTATTGGTGTAATTACTGCATTTTTTGGAGCTCCATTCTTCCTATACTTAGCATTAAAAAATAAAAGGAGAGATTTCTAA